A region from the Solibacillus sp. FSL H8-0523 genome encodes:
- the hslV gene encoding ATP-dependent protease subunit HslV yields MGQIHATTIFAIHHNGECAMAGDGQVTLGNQVVMKHTAKKVRRLFNGKVLAGFAGSVADAFTLFEMFEAKLNEYNGNLQRASVEVAKQWRGDKMLRQLEAMLLVMDGTTLLLVSGTGEVIEPDDGILAIGSGGNYALSAGRALKMHAGDHLTAKEIAHAALTTAADICVFTNHNIILEVL; encoded by the coding sequence ATGGGTCAAATTCATGCAACAACGATTTTTGCGATTCATCACAATGGTGAATGTGCGATGGCAGGTGATGGCCAAGTAACGTTAGGCAATCAGGTTGTAATGAAGCATACGGCAAAAAAGGTCAGACGTCTGTTTAATGGCAAAGTACTTGCGGGGTTTGCGGGTTCTGTGGCAGATGCCTTTACATTATTTGAAATGTTCGAAGCAAAATTGAACGAATATAACGGGAACCTACAACGTGCGTCTGTGGAAGTCGCAAAGCAATGGCGCGGTGATAAAATGCTACGTCAGCTAGAGGCAATGCTACTCGTGATGGATGGAACAACGTTATTACTAGTATCTGGGACAGGTGAAGTGATTGAACCGGATGATGGTATTTTAGCGATAGGCTCAGGTGGTAACTATGCGTTATCAGCAGGCCGTGCGCTTAAAATGCATGCGGGCGATCATTTAACGGCAAAGGAAATTGCGCATGCTGCACTTACGACAGCAGCGGATATTTGTGTGTTTACAAACCATAATATTATTTTGGAGGTTTTATAA
- the hslU gene encoding ATP-dependent protease ATPase subunit HslU translates to MMTTNLTPRQITEHLNRHIVGQDTAKRAVAIALRNRYRRSLLSDDLKNEVIPKNILMIGPTGVGKTEIARRIAKLTNAPFIKVEATKFTEVGYVGRDVESMVRDLVEAARRLVKDEMTEAVREQAERNATEVLVKLLVPSKVKEKLTQNPFEMLFGQKQQQEEPTQQDEPEIRSRRAQIAQDLKNGKLEDQWVSIEVTENAPSLFDAMPGMNMEGANGMQDMLSNFMPKKTKKRKVQVKDARRILTQEEANKLIDTDALSSEAIHRAEQVGIIFIDEIDKIASKGSSSAEVSREGVQRDILPIVEGSTVTTKYGPVKTDYMLFIAAGAFHMSKPSDLIPELQGRFPIRVELEKLTKQDFVRILQEPDQSLILQYKALLATEGVTIDFTADAIERLAEIATEVNQETDNIGARRLHTILERLLEELSYEASEIAPAHIEITPNYVDQKLANIVKNKDLSQFIL, encoded by the coding sequence ATAATGACGACGAATTTAACACCAAGACAAATTACGGAGCATTTAAACCGCCATATAGTAGGTCAAGATACTGCAAAGCGTGCCGTTGCGATTGCACTGCGTAATCGATATCGCCGTTCGTTACTAAGTGATGACTTAAAAAACGAAGTCATCCCGAAAAACATTTTAATGATTGGACCAACGGGTGTTGGGAAAACTGAAATTGCACGTCGCATTGCCAAACTAACGAACGCACCATTTATTAAAGTGGAAGCAACAAAGTTTACGGAAGTAGGTTATGTAGGTCGAGACGTTGAATCGATGGTACGTGATTTAGTCGAAGCAGCGCGTCGACTTGTGAAGGATGAAATGACAGAAGCAGTACGAGAGCAAGCGGAGCGCAATGCAACTGAAGTGCTTGTAAAGTTGTTAGTGCCTTCTAAAGTAAAGGAAAAGCTAACGCAAAATCCTTTTGAAATGCTGTTTGGTCAAAAACAGCAGCAAGAAGAACCTACACAACAAGACGAGCCAGAAATTCGTTCACGCCGAGCGCAAATTGCACAAGATTTAAAAAATGGGAAATTAGAAGATCAATGGGTGTCGATTGAGGTGACAGAAAATGCACCATCACTATTTGATGCCATGCCAGGCATGAATATGGAAGGTGCTAACGGGATGCAAGATATGTTATCAAACTTCATGCCAAAGAAAACGAAAAAACGCAAAGTGCAAGTGAAAGACGCACGTCGCATTTTAACGCAAGAAGAGGCAAATAAGCTAATTGATACAGATGCATTATCAAGTGAAGCCATTCACCGTGCTGAGCAAGTAGGGATTATTTTCATTGATGAAATCGATAAAATTGCAAGTAAAGGTTCGTCTTCAGCGGAAGTTTCGCGTGAAGGTGTACAACGTGACATTTTACCGATTGTAGAAGGGTCAACGGTAACGACAAAATATGGTCCGGTGAAAACAGATTATATGTTATTCATCGCAGCTGGAGCGTTCCATATGTCGAAACCAAGTGATTTAATTCCAGAATTACAAGGCCGTTTCCCGATTCGTGTTGAACTCGAAAAATTAACGAAACAAGATTTTGTGCGCATTTTACAAGAGCCAGATCAGTCGTTAATTTTACAATATAAAGCGTTATTAGCAACAGAAGGTGTGACAATTGACTTTACAGCGGATGCGATTGAGCGTCTTGCAGAAATTGCGACAGAAGTAAATCAAGAAACAGATAATATCGGTGCACGTCGCTTGCACACAATATTAGAGCGCCTGTTAGAAGAGCTTTCTTATGAAGCATCTGAAATCGCACCGGCACACATCGAAATCACACCGAATTATGTCGATCAAAAATTGGCGAATATCGTAAAAAACAAAGATTTATCTCAATTTATCCTATAA
- the codY gene encoding GTP-sensing pleiotropic transcriptional regulator CodY, whose protein sequence is MNLLAKTRKINAMLQASAGKPVNFKEMAQTLGDVIESNVFIVSRKGKLLGISIHQQIENERIKKMFEERQFPEAYTQNLFNISETSPNLDVNNEHTAFPVENKDLFEKGLTTIVPIIGGGDRLGTLILARISDQFEDDDLILAEYGATVVGMEILREKSEEIEEEARSKAVVQMAINSLSYSELEAIEHIFEELDGNEGLLVASKIADRVGITRSVIVNALRKLESAGVIESRSLGMKGTYIKVLNSKFLTALAEIKMK, encoded by the coding sequence ATGAATTTATTAGCAAAAACACGTAAGATCAACGCAATGTTACAAGCATCGGCAGGGAAGCCGGTTAACTTTAAAGAAATGGCTCAAACATTAGGAGACGTTATTGAAAGTAATGTATTTATCGTGAGCCGTAAAGGGAAGTTATTAGGTATTTCAATTCACCAACAAATCGAGAATGAGCGCATTAAAAAAATGTTCGAAGAGCGCCAATTCCCGGAAGCATATACGCAAAACCTATTCAACATTAGTGAAACTTCACCAAACTTAGACGTTAACAACGAGCACACAGCGTTCCCAGTTGAAAACAAAGACTTATTCGAAAAAGGTTTAACAACAATCGTGCCAATTATCGGTGGTGGTGATCGTTTAGGTACACTAATTTTAGCTCGTATCTCAGATCAATTCGAAGATGACGATTTAATCTTAGCTGAATACGGTGCAACAGTAGTAGGTATGGAAATTTTACGTGAAAAATCAGAGGAAATCGAAGAGGAAGCGCGTTCTAAAGCGGTTGTACAAATGGCAATCAACTCTTTATCATACTCAGAATTAGAAGCGATTGAGCACATTTTCGAAGAGCTTGATGGCAACGAAGGTTTATTAGTAGCCTCTAAAATTGCTGACCGCGTGGGAATTACACGTTCTGTAATCGTTAACGCATTACGCAAATTAGAATCTGCTGGTGTAATCGAGTCTCGTTCATTAGGTATGAAAGGTACTTACATCAAAGTACTAAATAGCAAGTTCTTAACAGCATTAGCTGAAATCAAAATGAAATAA
- the flgB gene encoding flagellar basal body rod protein FlgB has product MNLFGGTISKLENGLSYATLKNKTITQNIANVDTPNYKTKDVSFQDVFNDAKKSSISAYRTDAKHYDFSIEIGHSAVYSNENFRSRPNGNAVNMDAEQAKLAENTIYYNALIERLNSKFSTLNTVVKGGR; this is encoded by the coding sequence TTGAATTTATTTGGTGGTACGATTAGTAAGCTAGAAAATGGACTTTCATATGCTACGCTAAAAAATAAGACGATAACACAAAATATAGCGAATGTTGATACACCGAATTACAAAACAAAAGATGTAAGTTTCCAAGATGTTTTTAATGACGCAAAAAAATCTTCTATTTCAGCATATCGCACGGATGCCAAACATTACGATTTTTCAATTGAAATTGGTCATAGTGCTGTATATTCGAACGAAAATTTCCGCTCGAGACCGAACGGCAATGCCGTAAATATGGATGCAGAGCAAGCAAAATTAGCTGAAAATACAATTTACTATAACGCGTTGATTGAACGTTTAAATAGTAAATTCTCTACATTAAATACGGTAGTTAAGGGAGGTAGATAA
- the flgC gene encoding flagellar basal body rod protein FlgC — translation MSIFHSMNTTASALTAQRLRMDVISSNIANVDTTRAKQVNGEWEPYRKKSITLKENEGQFSNFLNMAMGKTVKAGVGNGVKVTSIKEDTETPFKLAYDPTHPDANADGYVQMSNVDLLKEMVDLISSTRSYEANITAFNANKSMLTKALEIGKG, via the coding sequence ATGTCGATTTTTCATAGTATGAATACAACTGCTTCAGCGTTAACGGCGCAGCGCCTTCGAATGGACGTTATTTCTTCTAATATTGCCAATGTAGACACGACTCGTGCAAAACAAGTAAATGGCGAATGGGAGCCTTATCGAAAGAAGTCGATTACATTAAAGGAAAATGAAGGCCAGTTTTCAAACTTCTTAAATATGGCAATGGGAAAAACCGTGAAGGCGGGCGTTGGTAATGGTGTAAAGGTGACTTCTATTAAAGAAGATACAGAAACACCATTCAAATTAGCGTACGATCCGACACATCCAGATGCCAATGCAGACGGTTATGTACAAATGTCGAATGTTGATTTACTAAAAGAAATGGTTGATTTAATTTCTTCGACACGTTCGTATGAAGCAAATATTACAGCGTTTAATGCAAATAAAAGCATGTTAACAAAAGCGCTTGAAATTGGGAAAGGGTGA
- the fliE gene encoding flagellar hook-basal body complex protein FliE, with protein MAINAISFMSPAQSVNEVKNATQVTSADAQQQFADALKEAIAGVNEHQKTSDMMTQKLISGGDVDLFEVMVAAQKASVTLNTTIEIRNKAVEAYQEIMRMSV; from the coding sequence ATGGCCATTAATGCAATTTCATTTATGTCTCCTGCACAATCAGTGAATGAAGTGAAAAACGCTACTCAAGTAACATCTGCAGATGCGCAACAACAGTTTGCCGATGCTTTGAAAGAAGCGATCGCTGGTGTTAACGAGCACCAAAAAACATCAGATATGATGACACAAAAATTAATAAGTGGTGGAGATGTTGACTTATTTGAAGTAATGGTAGCTGCTCAAAAAGCAAGCGTTACTTTAAACACAACAATTGAAATTCGCAACAAAGCTGTGGAAGCTTATCAAGAAATTATGCGCATGAGTGTATAA
- the fliF gene encoding flagellar basal-body MS-ring/collar protein FliF, whose protein sequence is MNERLTKIKSDSTNFWQSRTKNQKGAMIGAVVAVIALAAALTYFSTRTTMVQLFPEMSQAEVGSITEVLTAQGVKYEITNAGTTILVPENQVQDLQVSLASQGYPDSGEIGTSFFATNAGFGMTDNEFNVIKKAAIETDLANLLRKFDGVKDAKAIITLPNEGVFLKDAQGESTAAIVLTTAPGHKFSDEQIKGLFNLVSMSIPNLTKDNIQISNQLGDYYDLDSAQNGSNSTNTVEGQMGVKKTIERDLQRQVQQMLGTLIGQDKVVVNVSADIDFKKENREENLVKPVDEENMTGIEISAQRITESYSGGTPADGSPEAENVTDNFVDYVEGTTTGNGDYERVEETINNDVNRIRREIQESPYKIQNLGIQVMVEPPNADEELDASIRTDIEQILSTIVRTSIDQETAGMLTDEEIANRIVVSIQQFHGNDTEDGAPESIIPWWVWVIGGILLVAIVLLVLYVLRARKRKQEEEELEIIEQQQQLIDVDDISEEKETEATVRRKQLEKMAKEKPEDFAKLLRSWIAED, encoded by the coding sequence ATGAATGAACGACTTACTAAAATTAAAAGCGACTCCACTAACTTTTGGCAGAGTCGAACGAAAAATCAAAAAGGCGCAATGATTGGCGCTGTTGTAGCGGTGATTGCACTTGCTGCAGCTCTTACATATTTTTCAACGCGTACAACAATGGTTCAACTATTCCCAGAAATGTCTCAAGCAGAGGTAGGGAGTATAACGGAAGTACTTACCGCACAAGGGGTTAAGTATGAAATAACAAATGCAGGAACAACGATTTTAGTTCCTGAAAATCAAGTACAAGATTTACAAGTGTCACTTGCGTCTCAGGGTTATCCAGATTCAGGTGAAATAGGTACGTCATTTTTCGCAACAAACGCTGGTTTTGGTATGACAGATAATGAATTTAATGTTATTAAAAAAGCAGCAATCGAAACAGACTTAGCGAACCTTTTACGGAAATTTGACGGTGTAAAAGATGCTAAGGCCATTATTACATTGCCAAATGAAGGTGTTTTCTTAAAGGATGCACAGGGTGAATCAACCGCAGCAATCGTTTTAACGACAGCGCCTGGTCACAAGTTCTCAGACGAACAAATTAAAGGGTTATTTAATTTAGTTTCAATGAGTATTCCAAATTTAACAAAAGATAACATCCAAATTTCGAACCAACTTGGGGATTATTACGACTTAGATTCTGCTCAGAATGGTAGTAATAGTACGAATACCGTAGAAGGTCAAATGGGCGTTAAGAAAACAATCGAACGAGACTTACAACGTCAAGTACAACAAATGTTAGGTACATTAATTGGTCAAGATAAAGTCGTTGTAAACGTATCGGCTGATATTGATTTCAAGAAAGAAAATCGTGAAGAAAATCTAGTAAAGCCTGTTGACGAAGAAAATATGACAGGAATTGAAATTAGTGCACAGCGTATTACAGAAAGCTATTCAGGTGGTACGCCAGCAGATGGTTCTCCAGAAGCTGAAAACGTAACAGATAACTTTGTTGATTACGTAGAAGGTACAACAACAGGTAACGGTGATTATGAACGTGTAGAAGAAACAATTAACAACGATGTCAACCGTATCCGTCGTGAAATTCAAGAGAGTCCGTACAAAATCCAAAATTTAGGTATTCAAGTAATGGTAGAGCCTCCGAATGCAGACGAGGAGTTAGATGCAAGTATTCGTACGGATATCGAGCAAATCTTATCGACGATTGTACGTACTTCAATCGATCAAGAAACTGCAGGTATGTTAACGGATGAGGAAATTGCAAACAGAATCGTTGTTTCAATTCAACAATTCCACGGCAACGACACTGAAGATGGTGCACCAGAATCAATTATCCCTTGGTGGGTATGGGTGATTGGCGGTATCTTACTTGTAGCTATCGTATTATTAGTTCTTTATGTCCTACGAGCTCGTAAACGTAAGCAAGAAGAGGAAGAACTAGAAATTATTGAACAACAACAGCAATTAATTGATGTTGATGATATTTCAGAAGAAAAAGAAACTGAAGCGACTGTACGCCGTAAGCAATTGGAAAAAATGGCAAAAGAAAAGCCAGAAGATTTTGCGAAACTATTGCGTAGTTGGATTGCTGAAGACTAA
- the fliG gene encoding flagellar motor switch protein FliG yields MSKKDKDLSGKQKAALLLISLGPEVSASVYKHLSEEEIERLTLEISSVKKVDSVVKDEIIEEFHQIALAQDYITQGGIGYAKTVLEKALGAEQAQAILNRLTSSLQVRPFDFARKADPSQIFNFIQNEHPQTIALILSYLDPGQAGVILSSLPQEVQADIAKRIAIMESTSPEVISEIESVLERKLSSTVTQDYTETGGVDAVVEVLNGVDRQTEKTILDALEIQDPELAEEIKKRMFVFEDIVTLDNRSIQRVIRDCENEDLLLSMKVSSDEVKDIIFRNMSQRMAETFREEMEIMGPVRLRDVEEAQSRIVAVIRRLEDAGEIIIARGGGDDVIV; encoded by the coding sequence TTGTCCAAGAAAGATAAAGATTTATCAGGAAAGCAAAAGGCCGCTTTACTGCTGATTTCTCTAGGGCCAGAAGTTTCGGCTTCTGTTTATAAGCATTTAAGTGAAGAAGAAATTGAACGTTTAACACTTGAGATTTCAAGTGTTAAAAAGGTTGACTCGGTGGTGAAAGATGAAATTATCGAAGAGTTTCACCAAATCGCATTAGCGCAAGATTATATTACGCAGGGCGGGATTGGCTATGCGAAAACAGTACTTGAAAAAGCATTAGGTGCTGAACAAGCACAAGCTATCTTAAACCGTTTAACATCTTCTTTACAGGTGCGTCCATTTGATTTTGCGCGTAAAGCAGATCCATCTCAAATTTTTAACTTTATTCAAAATGAGCACCCGCAAACAATTGCCCTGATTCTATCGTATTTAGATCCAGGTCAAGCAGGGGTGATTTTATCTTCATTACCACAGGAAGTACAAGCAGACATTGCAAAACGTATTGCAATTATGGAATCAACATCACCAGAGGTTATTAGTGAAATCGAATCTGTATTAGAACGTAAACTTTCTTCTACAGTTACGCAAGATTACACTGAAACAGGTGGCGTAGATGCAGTGGTAGAAGTATTAAATGGTGTAGACCGCCAAACAGAAAAAACAATTCTCGATGCACTCGAAATCCAAGATCCAGAGCTTGCAGAGGAAATCAAAAAGCGTATGTTCGTATTCGAAGATATCGTTACATTGGACAACCGTTCGATTCAACGCGTTATTCGCGATTGCGAAAACGAAGACTTATTACTATCAATGAAGGTTTCTTCAGACGAAGTAAAAGATATTATTTTCCGCAATATGTCACAGCGTATGGCTGAAACATTCCGTGAAGAAATGGAAATTATGGGGCCAGTTCGTTTACGTGATGTTGAGGAAGCACAATCTCGCATCGTAGCGGTTATTCGCCGATTAGAGGACGCAGGTGAAATTATCATTGCACGTGGTGGAGGAGATGACGTCATTGTCTAG
- the fliH gene encoding flagellar assembly protein FliH, with protein MTSLSRIIRSMNAQPAEEAPVVEIKLQSFFEPIHFAEPEQENIDDTPTLTLEDIQQERQMLLEQAKLEIEAQKKQFEQFRDEQLAAIEALKQTWEEEKIQLQQEAYDAGFAQGYEDGVQKINADMQGALTVANDTMNDAKVNAAAYIESQEPVLLELALTSAERILNTKLARDDEAFVSIIERALKEAREMKEIKVYVSPKYHKVVTERRAELAEMFPPNIQFLIFVNEDLQDTESYIETNHGRIVVSVDEQLKELRRQLYELIESKE; from the coding sequence ATGACGTCATTGTCTAGAATCATCCGTTCAATGAATGCACAACCAGCTGAAGAAGCGCCAGTTGTTGAAATTAAACTTCAAAGTTTCTTCGAGCCGATTCATTTTGCTGAGCCGGAACAAGAAAACATAGACGATACGCCAACATTAACGTTAGAAGACATTCAACAAGAGCGCCAAATGTTGCTTGAGCAAGCAAAGCTAGAAATTGAAGCACAAAAGAAACAGTTTGAACAGTTTCGTGATGAGCAATTAGCTGCGATTGAAGCATTAAAGCAAACATGGGAAGAAGAAAAAATCCAATTGCAGCAAGAGGCCTATGATGCAGGTTTTGCGCAAGGCTATGAAGATGGCGTGCAAAAAATAAATGCAGATATGCAAGGTGCTTTGACGGTTGCAAATGACACAATGAATGATGCAAAGGTAAACGCTGCTGCATATATTGAATCTCAAGAACCGGTTTTATTAGAGCTTGCGCTTACTTCAGCAGAACGCATTTTAAATACAAAGTTAGCACGCGACGATGAGGCTTTTGTTTCAATAATTGAACGCGCACTAAAAGAAGCACGCGAAATGAAAGAAATTAAAGTGTATGTTTCGCCAAAGTATCATAAAGTCGTAACGGAACGCCGAGCAGAATTAGCTGAAATGTTCCCACCAAATATTCAGTTCTTAATCTTCGTCAATGAAGACTTACAAGACACCGAAAGCTATATCGAAACCAATCATGGTCGAATTGTCGTATCAGTAGATGAGCAATTGAAAGAACTACGTCGACAATTATATGAATTAATTGAAAGTAAGGAATGA
- the fliI gene encoding flagellar protein export ATPase FliI — translation MKTAQLVEQIPNLNTFKKYGRVTRVVGLMIESQGPESSIGDVCKIHIQTSKNGPQVMLAEVVGFKDEIVILMPYSSLKEISIGCLVEGTGTPLEVKVGPELIGQVLDAMGNPFDGQSLPKGLISVQTEKEPPNPLHRPPIDEQLEVGVKAIDGMLTVGSGQRVGIFAGSGVGKSTLLGMIARNTKADINVIALVGERGREVREFIERDLGPEGLSRSVVVAATSDQPALMRIKAAFTATAIAEYFRDQGKNVMLMMDSVTRVAMAQREVGLAVGEPPATRGYTPSVFAILPSLLERSGTNIHGTITAFYTVLVDGDDMNEPIADAVRGILDGHIVLDRNLANKGQYPAINVLKSVSRLMNHIAEPEHVKAASRLRELYYTYSKSEDLINIGAYKRGTSKEIDEAIQYEPLITQFLKQGFKDKVSIEQTVQEILTLSNGGAR, via the coding sequence ATGAAAACGGCTCAATTAGTTGAACAAATTCCTAATCTTAATACATTTAAAAAGTATGGAAGAGTGACGAGGGTTGTCGGTTTGATGATTGAGTCTCAAGGTCCGGAAAGTTCAATCGGGGATGTTTGTAAGATTCATATACAAACATCCAAAAATGGTCCTCAAGTTATGTTAGCTGAAGTAGTAGGGTTTAAGGATGAAATCGTCATTCTTATGCCTTACTCGTCGCTAAAAGAAATTTCAATTGGCTGTCTTGTAGAAGGGACAGGCACACCACTTGAAGTGAAGGTAGGACCAGAATTAATCGGTCAAGTATTAGACGCGATGGGGAACCCATTTGATGGGCAATCTTTACCAAAAGGTTTAATATCTGTTCAAACGGAAAAAGAACCACCAAACCCATTACATCGCCCACCTATAGATGAACAATTAGAAGTAGGTGTAAAAGCGATTGACGGGATGTTAACAGTAGGTAGTGGACAGCGTGTAGGTATTTTCGCTGGTTCGGGTGTAGGTAAGAGTACATTGCTTGGCATGATTGCGCGTAACACGAAAGCGGATATTAACGTCATCGCACTTGTAGGAGAGCGTGGACGTGAGGTACGTGAGTTTATTGAACGTGACTTAGGTCCAGAGGGGTTAAGTCGCTCGGTTGTCGTTGCCGCAACAAGTGACCAACCAGCTTTAATGCGTATTAAAGCGGCATTTACTGCTACAGCAATTGCTGAATATTTCCGCGATCAAGGTAAGAATGTCATGCTGATGATGGACTCAGTAACACGTGTTGCAATGGCACAGCGTGAAGTAGGGCTAGCAGTTGGTGAACCACCAGCAACGCGAGGTTATACGCCTTCTGTATTCGCAATTTTACCATCATTACTAGAACGTTCAGGGACGAATATTCATGGGACGATTACAGCATTCTACACCGTGCTCGTTGACGGGGATGATATGAATGAACCAATCGCCGATGCCGTTCGAGGGATTTTGGATGGTCATATTGTACTTGATCGAAATTTAGCCAATAAAGGGCAGTACCCGGCCATTAACGTGTTAAAGAGTGTCAGCCGTTTAATGAACCATATTGCTGAACCAGAGCATGTAAAAGCAGCAAGTCGCTTACGTGAGCTGTATTATACATACTCAAAGTCAGAGGATTTAATTAATATCGGTGCGTATAAACGTGGAACTTCAAAGGAAATCGATGAAGCGATTCAATATGAGCCATTAATTACCCAATTTTTAAAGCAAGGATTCAAAGATAAGGTATCCATTGAGCAAACGGTTCAAGAGATTCTTACACTATCGAATGGTGGTGCGAGGTAA